The Cytobacillus sp. NJ13 sequence CTTGCCTGTTTTGGCATCTTTGACAATCAGGTCGAACGTTTCCATTGGACTTTTAAACTTAAAGACAAAGTGAGAACCTGGTGCATAGTATTGATGAAATGGCGTATCTGTTGTAACAGAAGGTGAGAGCGGCTCGGCATAGGAAATCCCTTTGTCTGTCACTCTTATGGCAAAAGGAATTTGATAGCGGTCATCTGGATTTGCCTGATTAACCACATGAATATAGCCTTCATAGCGGCCGATTTCAGCCGATTTTGGAATGACAATTCCAGCCTTAATTTGTTCTGTTTTCCCTGCTCCGATTGTCAGCGATTCAGGGATATTGACTTTAATTTCATTTTTAATCCCGTCCTGGACGCCTTCCCGGGCTGCATGATATTCCACTTCTACTCTGAATGATTGATCCTGTTTGCTATTATTCGCCACTTGTATGCTTCGGCTGTCCACGATATCCGCATTGTCCAGATAATGGCTGCCGTAGCTGATGGAACCTGTAATCTCATCTACTTGGATGTATTCTCCGTTTTCTATATGATCGGTTTGATCCATTACTTTGAAAGATATGTCCGAATGAACAGCCTGATAGGCATCTACCCGGCCAGCCCCCACTTCATATACTGAGTAATCGCTCTTTAAATCATCAGATGTGTTCATTAGAGCTGTTTTAACAGCAAATGGGTCCATGTCTGGATTTTGCTGAAGCATAAGTGCCGCCACACCCGCGATATGAGGAGTCGCCATAGAGGTTCCATTCAGTCTTGCGTAGGCAGAGCTATAATCATGTCCCTCTTCCGGGTGGTTCATGAATTCCGGATAAGTGGAGAATATGGAGACACCTGGTGCCACAAGATCCGGTTTTATATCATAATTGCTGTTGACAGGCCCTCTTGAGCTGAAGTCTGCAAGAGAATCTCCTTCTGTTTTAACCTCAGCAAGATGATCAAATGTGAGAGATGCTTCAGGATTCCCTTTTAAATAGTCTCCATCTGCTTTCGTAAGCTGGAACGTTGGGATATATCTGGTGTTTTCGCCTATGTAGGCAGGGATTTCACCTTCAGTGTTATTAAAAATGATGACAGCTGCCGCGCCTGCATTTTTGGCATTTTTCACTTTTTCCTCAAATGTCAGCTCTCCGCGTTCAATTAATGCAATTCTGCCAGCTAACTCTTTCCCTGTAAAATCTCCTGGTTTACCCAATCCAGTAAACACAACAGGATACGATTTGCCTTCCAGAATTTTTAAGTCATCAGAAAAATTCTTGGCAAGTAATTTCATAGATTCAAAAACCTTGTCACCTGCACTAGCTTTAAAAGCCGGAATGGAAATGGCTGCATCACTCGCACCTACTGTAATCCCAAACGCACTCGTACCTGGAGATCCAAGCGTCTTTTCACTCGGGCCAGCATTTCCGGCTGCCACAACGGAAACAACACCTGAAAGCATCGCGTTATTAATCGCCACTGAAGTAGGGTATAAAGGATCATTTACACCAGCACCAAGGGATAAATTAATTACGTCCATGCCATCCTCAACAGCTTTATCAATGCCTGCCAGCACTCCATCTGTCGTACCTGAACCATACGGACCGAGAACTCTGTATGCAAATAAATCTACATCAGGCGCCACTCCTTTAACAGCATAATCAACTGCATTATCTTTTTGCGCAGCAATTGTGCCGGAGACATGCGTACCATGGGAAGTATAATAAGCAGAACCATTTAGATACTCAGGCCTATTCGCCGCTTTCCATTCATCATAGGTCGCTTCCATTGGGTCTGCATCATTATTGATAAAATCCCAGCCTTTCACAGATGCAGGATCGACTGCTTTCGGATCTTGTCCGTTTTCTGCACGGTACCCTTGATAAGAATCTGTTAAGTCAGGGTGCGAATAATCAATTCCTGTGTCCAGTACTCCAACCTTGATTCCTTTTCCGGTAACCCCTTCATTGTGAAGCTTATCCACACCGATTTGCGGAATGCTGTCTGCCATCTTCGGCTTCATTTTAGATTGCTCTGCTGAAGGAAGATCCAGCTGGACCTGTGCATTGCTCCAAATTCTTTTTACTGCGTCTGATTGCAGGAGTTCTTCCACCGCTATACCCGGCAGCGTCATGGAAACCCCATTGAATGCATTCTTGTATTCGCGTTTCACTTCAATTTTGCTGGCGTCATACAATGAACTGCTTTTCTTAGCCTTCAGTTTGCCAACATGGGCTTTGAATTCACTGTGGGATTTTTCTACTTTTTCTTTAGCTGAAGAAAGAGAAAGTTTTTTGCCCTTTAAAGCTTCTTTCTTTACCTCCACCTTTGCAGGTGCCTGGTTAAATTCAACAATGATTTCGACCAGCTCAGGAGTGGTTGTATTTACTTCAGGGGAAATAATAAATCCCGGCCCTATCTCAAGCTGTTCTAAAGCATCTCTTTGTTCTTTAGAGAGGCCACTTAAGATTTTTTCCGCTTCGTCCACCGTGATCTCCGGCTTCTGTGCAAGCACATTTAATGGAATGGAAGCAGTAAATAATAAACTTGCAGCTAGAGCCCCTTTTAATAGATTATTGCGTGACTTCATATTTTTCCTCCTGCTCTTTAATTGATAGAAAAGTAAGAATACTTACTATATTCATCTTAAGGGGAGAGATGTGACCAGTAAATTGGGGTAATAAAAGAGGTACATTACTACTAAATTTAATATTTTCAGCTTGTATTTATCTCGAAAATAGGATAAAGAGCATCTTGATAGGCAGGAGAAAAATATAAATTTGGAAGAATGGGATTTTTGATTACCCCAAATGGGCGATGGGGGCCAGTTTGGGGATAACTTTGGTTAATTGGATTTAAGACGAATGTTTCTTTTCCTTACTTCTTTATTTGTCGTCATTTGCGATTCATGGCCACCATTTTCTTTTCCTCGCTTCTGTTTTCGTCGTCATGAACACTCCTTGGCGACCGTTTTCTTTCTCTCGCTTGCATTTTCGTCTTAATGAACTCTCTTTGGCGACCGTTTTCCTTTCCTCCCTTCCGTTTTCGTCTTCCTGAATGCTCTATGGCGACCGTTTTCTTTCTCTCGCTTGCATTTTCGTCGTCATGAACACTTCATGGCGACCGTTTTTCTTTTCTCCCTTCCGTTTTCGTCTTCATGAGCTCTCCATGGCGACCGTTTTCTTTTTCCCGCTTCCGTTTTCGTCGTCATGAACTCTCTATGGCGACCGTTTTCCTTTCCTCCCTTCCGTTTTCGTCATCATAAGCGTTCCATGGCGACCGTTTTCTTTTCCTCCCTTCCGTTTTCGTCTTCATGAATGCTCTATGGCGACCGTTTTCTTTCCCTCGCTTGCATTTTCGTCGTCATAAACACTTCATGGCGACCGTTTTCTTTCTCTCGCTTGCATTTTGTCATCATGAACGCTCTATGGCGACCGTTTTCTTTCCCTTTAGTCGTTATGAACTCTTCAGAAAATCTAGCAAGTAATTAATTTACAAAACTAACACTAAAAAGGACACTTCCAGTCAGAAGTGTCCAATCTAAATATCTATTATTTCGAAGCGACACTGCCCTGGAACACACGCTTTAAAGCCTCTGCCGCCTGCTCAATTGATTTTCTTCCCTGCTCCAGTACACCTGGCATCCAAAAGAATCCATGAATCATGCCGTCATATCGTTTGGCTTCAACCGGGACGCCGGCTTCTTTTAAACGCTCAGCATAGGCTTCACCCTCATCGCGCAGCGGGTCAAATTCTCCCGTTAAAACCAATGCCGGCGGCAGTCCGCTTAGGTCTTTTGCCTGCAGTGGGGAGGCATATGGATTTTTTCCATCCTCTTCATTCCGCAAATAATGATTCCAGAACCATTCCATGCTGTCTTTCGTTAACAGGTAGCCGTCTGCGTTTTCAGTATAGGATACTGTTGCATAGGAATGGTTGGTTACCGGGTAGATCAGCATCTGATAGGCGAGTGAGATTTCGCCTTTGTCTCTAGCCAAAAGGGCAACAACGGCTGCAAGGTTTCCGCCTGCACTATCGCCGCCAACGGCAATGCGGCTTGGATCCACTCCAATGGATGCTGCATTTTCAGCCACCCACTTAACTGCAGCATATGAATCATCCGCAGCGGCAGGGAATTTATGCTCTGGAGCCAGTCTGTAATCTACAGAAATGACCACGCAATTTGCCAGATTCGTTAATAGCCGGCAAGGAACCTCTACTGTCTCCAGGTCACCGATTACCCAGCCGCCGCCGTGATAGTATACGAGCGCAGGAAATGGACCTTCTCCTTTAGGAGTATAAATTCGGACAGGTATCTCTCCTCCCAGTCCCGCAATTTTTCTATTTTCAATCTTCCCTACTTCCTCCGGTTCTCCAGCCAAAGCACTGAAATCTGTGGTAAGGCGGGCTTCCTCGGGTGATAGCTGGCTCATCGGCGGAGCTCCTGCTGCCTCCATCTGTTCCAATAAAAATTTTGCCTGCGGATCTAATGCCATAATTATTTTCCCCCTATTAATATATTTATTGGCAGGGCAGGAGTAATGCCTGCCCTATCTATACCCGCTTAATTCACAGCACTTTTTTCAGAGGCTTTCAGGATAAAACCTTCATAGCCTTTTTCAGCGACTTCATCACAAATCTTTCGGTAGGTTCCAACACCGCCAAGATAGATTTGGAAGCCGCGGGCTTTTCCTTCAATATTGGCACCCATGTACCAGGAGTCTGTTTTGGTAAATAGAGTCTGATCGGCGATTTCACGGCAGTGCTTGCTCCATGTATTTTCCGCCTCTTCTTTTACTTCAATGACAGCCTGGTTTTGTTCGCGCATATAGCTGATGCAATCAAATACCCATTCCACATGCTGCTCAATCGAAACCATCATATTGCTCAATACGGACGGACTCTCAGGTCCGGTCAGCATGAACATGTTCGGGAAACCTGCTGTGCCTAGGCCTAGATAGGTTCGAGTATGTGAGCCGCCAGCCCATTTTTCCTTAAGGGAGACGCCGTCTTTCCCGCGGATATCGATTTTAAACAGCGGTCCAGTCATGGCATCAAATCCTGTTGCAAACACAATCATGTCAAGATCATATTCAGCATCCGCAGTCTTTACCCCTGTTGCGGTAATCTCCTGAATCGGCGCTTCTTTCACATCCACCAGCGATACGTTATCCCGGTTATAGGTCTCGAAATAATCTGTATCAATGATGGTGCGTTTGGTGCCGTAATAGAACCTTGGAAGGAGTTTTTCAGCCACTTCTGGCTTTATGACTGTTTCTCGGATTTTAGAGCGGATGAACTCCGCCACGATGGCATTGGCTTCAGGAGTAATGGACAAGTCATTATATGTGTAAGTAAGATTTAGCAGACCTCCTTTTTGCCAGGCTTCTTCAAAAACTTTTTGCCGTTCTTCAGGAGATTCATCAAACACGGAAATGTTTCTTGGCTCCTCCGGTATGCCGGTAATGGAATGGCGCATTTTTGCTCTGATTTCCCTGTAATTTTTCCGTATATTTTTCAGGTGTTCAGGATCATTCGGCGTATTCCTGGCTGGGCTGCTGTACTGCGGGGTCCGCTGGAATACGGTCAGGTGCTTGGCTTCTTTTGCAATGACAGGGATTGCCTGGATACCGCTGGACCCCGTGCCAATGATGCCAACCCGCCTGCCCTGGAAATCCACTCCTTCATGCGGCCAGTGCCCGGTATGATGCCATTCGCCCTTAAAGTTTTCCAGCCCTTTAAATTTAGGTACATTGGATGCTGACAAGCACCCTACAGCTGTAATAAAATATTGGGCAGAAACTTTTTCACCATTATTTAATTGGATGTCCCACCTATTTTTCTTTTCGTCAAAATGCGCGGATTGCACCCTTGTATTGAACTGCACATCACGCCGCAGATCAAACTTATCTGCTACATAATTTATGTAGCTTAGTATTTCAGGCTGTTCGGCATATTTTGCCGACCAGCTCCATTCTTTCAATAGTTCCTCAGAAAAAGTGTAATTATAGTAGATGCTTTCAACATCGCATCTTGCACCGGGATACCGATTCCAATACCATGTCCCACCGACATTATCGCCTGCTTCAAATACCCGGGTGGAAAAACCGGCCTCCCGCAAACGATGCAGCATATATAATCCAGAAAAACCAGCCCCTACGACGACAGCATCAAAATCCGTGAGAGAGTTCGATTTTTGAAATGATGACATACTTTCTTCCTCCTCATGATATTAATTTAATTGAAAGCGATTACATTTTTCTTTTTAATAAGTGCCTCCTCTCCAGGACTTATATTTTTACTCTATCTTAAGCTTACTATCATTCGTTTGTATTGAATATTCACAATTTTCTATATATAATACCCCTATAAGGAAGGTGTTAATATGGCAATAGAATCTACCATATTGGGCAATATCCAGAATTTAGAAGATGTCGAGAGTCATGAGGAAAAACTGTATAAAATTCTAGAGGTTTATATGAACATTTTTCCTGTTAAAAACGCCTATTTATTCCGGTATTCTCCTTTAGGTTTTATTGGTGAAGGAATCATCGCTATTACGTGCCACGGATTAATACATATCAGAGATATCAGGGATGATATTCGTTCTTTGCCGCTTATTTACTCCGCCCTCTACGAAAGAAAAGCAAAATATTGTTCGGGGATCGAATACCTAAAGCAAATAAACATCAAATACATTACAACTTCCAATGTCAACTCCTTCCTGGCTATCCCCATCTGCTTTGGCGCTGTCCCTATCGGCTATATTTGCACAAACGAATTTGATGATCATGGAAAAATTTCTGATCAGCAGCTCTCTTCTTATACCCAATTTGGTCAGCACATAGGAAAAACCCTTGAAAAAACGGAAGGAAAAGAAGATGCCCGGCTATTAAGCAAAAGAGAAATGGAGGTCATGAAGAGGATTTCCTGGGGTGAAAGCA is a genomic window containing:
- a CDS encoding alpha/beta hydrolase; the encoded protein is MALDPQAKFLLEQMEAAGAPPMSQLSPEEARLTTDFSALAGEPEEVGKIENRKIAGLGGEIPVRIYTPKGEGPFPALVYYHGGGWVIGDLETVEVPCRLLTNLANCVVISVDYRLAPEHKFPAAADDSYAAVKWVAENAASIGVDPSRIAVGGDSAGGNLAAVVALLARDKGEISLAYQMLIYPVTNHSYATVSYTENADGYLLTKDSMEWFWNHYLRNEEDGKNPYASPLQAKDLSGLPPALVLTGEFDPLRDEGEAYAERLKEAGVPVEAKRYDGMIHGFFWMPGVLEQGRKSIEQAAEALKRVFQGSVASK
- a CDS encoding NAD(P)/FAD-dependent oxidoreductase translates to MSSFQKSNSLTDFDAVVVGAGFSGLYMLHRLREAGFSTRVFEAGDNVGGTWYWNRYPGARCDVESIYYNYTFSEELLKEWSWSAKYAEQPEILSYINYVADKFDLRRDVQFNTRVQSAHFDEKKNRWDIQLNNGEKVSAQYFITAVGCLSASNVPKFKGLENFKGEWHHTGHWPHEGVDFQGRRVGIIGTGSSGIQAIPVIAKEAKHLTVFQRTPQYSSPARNTPNDPEHLKNIRKNYREIRAKMRHSITGIPEEPRNISVFDESPEERQKVFEEAWQKGGLLNLTYTYNDLSITPEANAIVAEFIRSKIRETVIKPEVAEKLLPRFYYGTKRTIIDTDYFETYNRDNVSLVDVKEAPIQEITATGVKTADAEYDLDMIVFATGFDAMTGPLFKIDIRGKDGVSLKEKWAGGSHTRTYLGLGTAGFPNMFMLTGPESPSVLSNMMVSIEQHVEWVFDCISYMREQNQAVIEVKEEAENTWSKHCREIADQTLFTKTDSWYMGANIEGKARGFQIYLGGVGTYRKICDEVAEKGYEGFILKASEKSAVN
- a CDS encoding LuxR C-terminal-related transcriptional regulator, which codes for MAIESTILGNIQNLEDVESHEEKLYKILEVYMNIFPVKNAYLFRYSPLGFIGEGIIAITCHGLIHIRDIRDDIRSLPLIYSALYERKAKYCSGIEYLKQINIKYITTSNVNSFLAIPICFGAVPIGYICTNEFDDHGKISDQQLSSYTQFGQHIGKTLEKTEGKEDARLLSKREMEVMKRISWGESIKEMADSMFISEVTINQYIKTAIRKLGAQNRTQAIAEMFRRGMIS
- a CDS encoding S8 family serine peptidase, with translation MKSRNNLLKGALAASLLFTASIPLNVLAQKPEITVDEAEKILSGLSKEQRDALEQLEIGPGFIISPEVNTTTPELVEIIVEFNQAPAKVEVKKEALKGKKLSLSSAKEKVEKSHSEFKAHVGKLKAKKSSSLYDASKIEVKREYKNAFNGVSMTLPGIAVEELLQSDAVKRIWSNAQVQLDLPSAEQSKMKPKMADSIPQIGVDKLHNEGVTGKGIKVGVLDTGIDYSHPDLTDSYQGYRAENGQDPKAVDPASVKGWDFINNDADPMEATYDEWKAANRPEYLNGSAYYTSHGTHVSGTIAAQKDNAVDYAVKGVAPDVDLFAYRVLGPYGSGTTDGVLAGIDKAVEDGMDVINLSLGAGVNDPLYPTSVAINNAMLSGVVSVVAAGNAGPSEKTLGSPGTSAFGITVGASDAAISIPAFKASAGDKVFESMKLLAKNFSDDLKILEGKSYPVVFTGLGKPGDFTGKELAGRIALIERGELTFEEKVKNAKNAGAAAVIIFNNTEGEIPAYIGENTRYIPTFQLTKADGDYLKGNPEASLTFDHLAEVKTEGDSLADFSSRGPVNSNYDIKPDLVAPGVSIFSTYPEFMNHPEEGHDYSSAYARLNGTSMATPHIAGVAALMLQQNPDMDPFAVKTALMNTSDDLKSDYSVYEVGAGRVDAYQAVHSDISFKVMDQTDHIENGEYIQVDEITGSISYGSHYLDNADIVDSRSIQVANNSKQDQSFRVEVEYHAAREGVQDGIKNEIKVNIPESLTIGAGKTEQIKAGIVIPKSAEIGRYEGYIHVVNQANPDDRYQIPFAIRVTDKGISYAEPLSPSVTTDTPFHQYYAPGSHFVFKFKSPMETFDLIVKDAKTGKAVGLVGSYDGSQAVPDKEYLIFFGHRGLVYPFTGNKKQPIADYIQKLPEGDYVLDLISRDAEGKSYHYESVGIVDNTPPEVDLDIEPGVIEINDGMLTDEDGHHAFWVHGNITDKTVDLLQSKGMDFTQKTNTAAYYENGSPFISGFLKLEDDGASKFGVLPEEYEARPYQLKLFPWDMGTAANTFSSPQYVFMKEGTEHATSRFDKNSVSLNDEITMTLDLNNVKKFVSGSFEVQPFLNFFEFQEVKVNPKLQKFADEEGISIKLDEPVVSQSGVKVGAALSKAGFEGINGDMPFLDVTFKVADDTNYSRYSSIGLKELFYKKQGESGEKKIPAYSLNHFEFNSSHSRITGNIAPEAFLTSGGWIDNKYDFTKLKAKVFAKAANGKIYEGTMDSKGLFEVIVPADKEAYTIYVEVPGHMAEYKNVMASIEKEGEQQGLYVRINSEDNLAGDVTQDQIVDIRDLKEAVDHYGKEAPENPHLDINQDGVVDETDVRWIERNFLTKGSLAGKGNQPKETIGKKGLSDFLKMIGLEPKGK